The DNA region GATTACATAGGTCATCATGATGACAATCAGAACGATCGATAGAGTCAGCAGAATGGCGGGGTAGATCAGGGCTCCTTTGACTTTTCGCTTGACCCCCAGAATGACCTTCTGATAGGTAATGAATCGGCGAAGGACCTTTTCCAGGTCTCCGCTGCGTTCTCCCGATTTCAGAATCGTGGCGTACATTTTTGGGAAAACGTCGCCATAGGTGGCAAAGGCATCGGAAAGGGACTCGCCGGACTTCAGCTTGTCGATTACCTCGGCCAGGACTGCCCGGAACATGGGGTCTTCCTGTCTCTCCCAGAGAATTTCCACACATTGGACGAGAGGGAGACCGGAGTGCACGAGGGCCGCGAGTTCCTGGTTAAAGATAACAAAGTTCTGACTCTTAACCTTTCGGCGTTTTCGAAGCTTGATGGATGGAAGAGTCACGCCCTTTTTTGAAACGGAAAAGACGTAAAAACCCTGTCGCTCGAGATCCTTGCGCAGCTTCTCAGGATCGTCTGATGTCTTTACCTCCGTTCGAACGTCTCCCGAAGGTGTCCCCAGCCGGCAGATGAATTCACTCATGAGGGGGTGGCTCGGAGGATGAAAATCAGGGCTTTACTGTTTTTTATGGAGTTGGATACCCCAACAATATGGTTCTGATCGACCTGAAGGTTGATCGTGGTCCGCAGAATAGGCTGTAAAATTTCCTCGTTCCCTTTTTTAATCACACGGAAGAGTCGGAAATTCTTTAACTGAATCACGTTAGGGAGCCGGACGGGATTGTAGAGATAAAAGTCCACGTGAAATGCTTCGTTAAGGCGGTAAGAAACGACATCTCCGGAAAGTCCCTCGATGATGTTCTGGGCAATAACGTCATAGTTCTGATACGGAAAGATAGCCTGGAGCTGGTGGCCCACGCCCTGAATCTCCTCCGAAATGGACGAGGGAGCGGAAGGCGTGGTTGTGGCCTGAATCATCTTAATGGAGATCTTGAAAGATCGGGGCGGCTGATCAACCGCCTGGATAAATTGCGCTACGGCTTCCAGCTGGGTGGCGTGGTCCTTAATGGCGATCGAATTGGTCTTAGAATTTAAGGTCATGGAACCCTGAGGGGAGAGAAGAGGCCGAATCAGGGTGATGATTTCCTCAGCGGGAACATGGTCCAGGGTGAATACACGGATTACCGTCGTTCCATCCTGTGCTGCCAGGAGGATGGGAAGCAGAAGAATCAGGAGGAAGACGGCCCGTTTTACCATGCGACGGACTGATCGACGATAAAGGCGACCTTTACGGCATTATGTTCGCCTTCATAGGTAAACGATGGTGTTCCGTCCCAGTCTTCAATCATGGGAGGAACATCGGTTATGGTCTCGCTCAGGATGGACGCCTCCACGGCGACAGGTTCTTCCGGGGTCGAGGGACCCTTGATCACGAAGGTCAGAGCGATCATGATCAGAAGGGAGGCTGCAATGCCGGCCGCCAGGAAGGGGAATCGCCGATGTTTCGGTTTCCGGATCCCGGATCGGACAGCGTACCACATCCCATCGAGTTCTTCCGGGCTGAGAGGGGGCTGGTGCGGCGCTCCCCGCAGCTGTGGAAAGAGAGGTTTGTCATTCATACGCGTACTCCGGATATCTTTCGCGAA from Thermoanaerobaculia bacterium includes:
- a CDS encoding secretin N-terminal domain-containing protein codes for the protein MVKRAVFLLILLLPILLAAQDGTTVIRVFTLDHVPAEEIITLIRPLLSPQGSMTLNSKTNSIAIKDHATQLEAVAQFIQAVDQPPRSFKISIKMIQATTTPSAPSSISEEIQGVGHQLQAIFPYQNYDVIAQNIIEGLSGDVVSYRLNEAFHVDFYLYNPVRLPNVIQLKNFRLFRVIKKGNEEILQPILRTTINLQVDQNHIVGVSNSIKNSKALIFILRATPS